A single Desulfovibrio gilichinskyi DNA region contains:
- a CDS encoding glycosyltransferase family 2 protein: MIKNYDLSLVIPVYNEQDNLRKLMQEIDSALEPVNIQYEVVFVDDGSKDASLSVLNEICTTYPKARYISFAENRGQSAAFCAGFDEALAPRVATMDADLQNDPADLPAMLSLYDEGYDMVIGWRRKRKDVWIKRIGSKIANAIRNKLTHESVKDTGCSLKIMRTDMVRNIPRFNGMHRFLPTLMKMQGAGVAEIKVNHRSRHLGESKYGTLDRAIAGGYDLLGVRWLQSRHFSYSVKERSSEKENS, from the coding sequence ATGATAAAAAACTATGACCTCTCCCTCGTAATCCCTGTTTATAATGAGCAGGATAATTTACGAAAACTAATGCAGGAAATTGACTCGGCCCTCGAGCCTGTTAATATCCAATATGAAGTTGTGTTTGTGGATGACGGCAGTAAAGACGCAAGTCTCTCTGTTTTGAATGAAATCTGTACTACTTATCCTAAAGCCAGATACATTTCATTTGCAGAGAACAGAGGTCAGTCAGCTGCTTTTTGTGCAGGTTTCGATGAAGCCCTTGCACCTAGAGTCGCCACTATGGATGCAGATCTTCAAAATGATCCCGCAGATCTTCCAGCTATGCTCTCCCTTTATGATGAGGGGTATGACATGGTTATAGGATGGCGCAGAAAGCGTAAGGATGTGTGGATTAAACGGATCGGCTCCAAGATTGCCAATGCAATAAGAAACAAATTAACCCACGAATCGGTTAAAGATACCGGTTGTTCTCTTAAAATAATGCGTACCGATATGGTCCGCAATATTCCCCGTTTTAACGGAATGCACCGTTTTCTGCCTACTCTAATGAAGATGCAGGGAGCAGGTGTTGCCGAGATTAAAGTGAATCATCGTTCGCGTCATTTAGGTGAGTCCAAGTATGGAACTTTGGATCGGGCCATTGCCGGAGGATATGATCTTTTAGGCGTGCGCTGGTTGCAGAGTCGCCATTTCTCTTACTCTGTTAAAGAGCGCAGCAGCGAAAAAGAAAATTCATGA
- a CDS encoding LysR family transcriptional regulator ArgP: protein MLDYKFLEALTAVIEEGGFDKASAKLNLTQSAVSQRIRALEEQTGQILIVRSVPPEPTQAGRKLIKHLRQVRLMEDSLAEETGLNDPDDFISIPLGVNADTLATWLFDALGDFLRENSVLLDLYVDDETQTHELLKRGEVVGCIGTSSKTLKSCKKEYLATIDYLCVCTPNFRDKWFKSGFTQEAASKAPAVIFNRKDVAHKRMLNIVFPRKTITHPMFYVPSSEPFVEVIRREFAYGMVAESQIGDDFETGKLIDLLPEVRVSVPMYWQSWSVDTPLLNGLSKALVGYFKG, encoded by the coding sequence ATGCTCGATTACAAATTTTTAGAAGCACTCACCGCGGTAATAGAAGAAGGCGGATTCGATAAAGCGTCTGCCAAGCTGAATCTCACTCAATCGGCAGTATCTCAGCGCATACGGGCTCTTGAGGAACAAACTGGCCAAATACTGATAGTTCGCTCTGTACCGCCGGAACCTACGCAGGCCGGACGCAAACTTATTAAACATCTGCGGCAAGTACGGCTCATGGAAGATAGTCTGGCGGAAGAAACGGGGCTTAATGATCCAGATGATTTTATCAGCATACCGCTTGGGGTGAACGCTGATACTCTGGCAACTTGGCTGTTTGATGCACTAGGTGATTTTCTACGGGAAAACAGTGTCCTGCTTGATCTCTATGTTGACGATGAAACACAGACACATGAACTGCTTAAACGCGGGGAAGTTGTCGGATGCATTGGAACAAGTTCCAAGACATTAAAAAGCTGTAAAAAAGAATACCTCGCAACCATAGATTATTTATGCGTTTGTACGCCGAATTTTCGGGATAAATGGTTTAAAAGCGGCTTTACGCAGGAGGCCGCCTCAAAAGCTCCAGCCGTCATATTCAATCGTAAAGATGTAGCCCATAAACGGATGCTAAATATTGTTTTCCCTAGAAAAACAATCACACATCCAATGTTTTACGTTCCTTCATCAGAGCCATTTGTAGAAGTTATTCGCCGTGAATTTGCCTATGGAATGGTAGCAGAATCTCAAATCGGCGATGATTTTGAAACCGGAAAACTCATTGATCTTCTTCCAGAAGTGCGGGTTTCTGTTCCGATGTATTGGCAGTCTTGGAGTGTGGATACGCCATTGTTAAATGGGCTTAGCAAGGCTTTGGTCGGGTATTTTAAGGGGTAA
- the glyA gene encoding serine hydroxymethyltransferase, protein MNSYRDLLQKSDPDIFAALEGEEHRQRAGIELIPSENYTYPEVLGVLGSVFTNKYSEGYPGRRYYGGQKYTDIVEEIARERAKEVFRCEHANVQPLSGSPMNQAVYLGLLEPGDTILAMDLSHGGHLTHGAPVSFMGKLFNFIRYKTDPVDGSINFDELRKTALEHKPKMILCGYTSYPRDLDYAAFKKIADEVGAITMTDASHYGGLVAADVMLNPFDFGFDIVTTTSHKSLRGPRGGMILCKKEFSQKIDKAVFPGLQGGPHMNTIAGIAITLKKAAELDFHKYGLQVLNNAKTLAAELTKSGASLVTGGTDNHMMVVDTQKSFGIDGKLAEELLDSVSITTNKQIIPDDPNPPLKPSGIRIGTPAATTRGMKEEDMSQLAGWIIKTLKNPDKSDLAKQTKHEIESFCSKFPVPGI, encoded by the coding sequence ATGAATTCATATCGCGACCTTCTCCAAAAATCAGACCCCGACATTTTTGCTGCTCTCGAAGGCGAAGAGCACAGACAGCGCGCCGGCATCGAACTTATCCCGTCCGAAAATTATACCTACCCTGAAGTACTTGGCGTGCTAGGCAGTGTTTTCACCAATAAATATTCTGAAGGTTATCCCGGCAGACGCTACTATGGCGGTCAAAAATACACTGATATAGTCGAAGAAATTGCCCGCGAAAGAGCCAAAGAAGTATTTAGATGTGAACACGCAAACGTTCAGCCGCTCTCAGGTTCACCAATGAATCAGGCTGTATACCTCGGCCTGCTTGAACCGGGTGATACAATTTTAGCAATGGACCTTTCACATGGCGGTCATCTCACCCACGGCGCGCCTGTTTCCTTTATGGGCAAGCTATTTAATTTCATCCGCTATAAAACTGATCCCGTAGACGGCAGCATAAATTTTGATGAACTTCGCAAAACAGCACTTGAGCATAAACCAAAAATGATTCTGTGCGGTTACACATCGTATCCACGTGATCTGGATTATGCTGCATTTAAAAAAATTGCAGATGAAGTCGGAGCTATAACCATGACAGATGCCTCGCACTATGGCGGGCTTGTTGCCGCCGACGTAATGCTGAATCCTTTTGACTTCGGGTTTGATATTGTTACCACAACTTCGCATAAATCGCTCCGGGGACCGCGCGGCGGTATGATTCTATGTAAAAAAGAATTTTCGCAAAAAATTGACAAAGCAGTCTTCCCCGGTTTGCAAGGCGGTCCGCACATGAATACTATTGCAGGTATCGCCATCACTTTAAAAAAAGCAGCTGAACTTGATTTCCACAAATACGGATTGCAGGTTCTGAACAATGCAAAAACACTTGCCGCCGAATTAACTAAATCAGGTGCCAGTCTCGTGACCGGCGGAACTGATAATCACATGATGGTTGTTGATACACAAAAAAGTTTCGGTATTGACGGGAAACTGGCAGAAGAGCTGCTGGATTCAGTCTCTATCACTACTAATAAACAGATTATTCCAGATGATCCTAACCCGCCGCTGAAACCTAGCGGAATCAGAATCGGAACTCCGGCAGCAACAACACGCGGCATGAAAGAAGAAGACATGTCTCAACTTGCCGGATGGATAATTAAGACTCTGAAAAATCCGGACAAGTCTGATCTTGCAAAACAGACTAAGCACGAAATTGAATCTTTCTGTTCAAAATTTCCTGTCCCTGGGATTTAA
- the ptsP gene encoding phosphoenolpyruvate--protein phosphotransferase, which produces MIGIVIVSHSQKLAEGVLELASQMVQGSVVIKATGGIDDPDNPIGTDPMKVMEAIESVAASAKDGVLVLMDLGSALMSAETALDFLPDEIREKVLLCSAPIVEGTMAAAVQASVGASLQEASAEAATALDVKIQQLAPITGETLTTRDCVPEIEPSENELSTELVIINKMGLHARPAANLVSTAGKFKSSIKVRKGEKTASAKSINQVALLSVKNGDTIEITASGPDAQEALEALIKLHADNFGERDEDVTEIVQETRPSVQHTDGTICGAPASAGYAVGVAYVHQASLPDVERTTVTDSAAEIKRLDQAISSALSDLKQLQLETEKTAGKSSAAIFKVHALILSDQDMRDKAASAISEQNINADFAWFEVMDSMAADFRSLDDPYMQARAADVIDCGGRVLRILTGVTEQAIHLKEESIIVAEDLSPSDVAGLDLKKVLGVITAIGGITSHAAILSRSMGIPAVIGAGESIQQITNGKIIALDGFEGKVWIDPDQSVKDETAKKRATWLAECEEAKTKGAAPAKTLDGTEIMVMGNIGIPSDAPRVLEYGAEGVGLFRTEFLFQDRTAAPDEEEQFAAYVEAAKAMQDRPVIIRTLDIGGDKPVKYLDTPKEDNPFLGERGVRFCMARPELFRTQLRALLRAATTENIWIMYPMISDVDELTSVLDFQAKVRDELISEGLTIADKVKTGIMIEVPSAVAMADKLAAICDFFSIGTNDLTQYVMAADRGNGSVSKLCDNLNPAVLRMVAMTCNAAKAAGIEVGMCGELAGNSKAAPLLLGLGLDELSMNGPAIPSVKEAIRNVHMNDCRALAEKALTAKSSDEVKALLV; this is translated from the coding sequence ATGATCGGAATAGTAATAGTTTCTCACAGTCAGAAATTGGCTGAAGGTGTGCTTGAACTGGCCTCGCAGATGGTTCAGGGGTCCGTGGTGATTAAAGCCACCGGCGGAATTGATGACCCTGATAATCCTATAGGTACAGACCCCATGAAGGTTATGGAAGCCATTGAATCTGTAGCTGCGTCTGCAAAAGACGGAGTACTGGTTCTCATGGATCTTGGAAGTGCGCTTATGAGTGCGGAAACTGCGCTGGACTTTTTACCAGATGAGATAAGAGAAAAAGTTCTGCTATGCTCTGCCCCCATTGTGGAAGGAACTATGGCTGCGGCGGTTCAAGCTTCTGTAGGAGCCTCATTGCAGGAAGCAAGCGCGGAAGCGGCTACGGCCTTAGATGTTAAAATCCAGCAGCTAGCTCCGATCACAGGAGAAACTCTCACAACTCGTGATTGTGTACCGGAAATCGAACCTTCTGAAAATGAACTGAGCACTGAGCTGGTTATCATAAATAAAATGGGATTACATGCCCGCCCGGCAGCCAATCTTGTTTCAACTGCCGGTAAATTTAAATCCAGCATCAAGGTTCGCAAAGGCGAAAAAACTGCGTCTGCAAAAAGCATTAACCAAGTAGCTCTGCTCTCTGTCAAAAACGGTGATACTATTGAAATAACCGCATCCGGCCCGGATGCGCAAGAAGCTCTTGAAGCTCTTATTAAATTACATGCAGATAATTTCGGTGAAAGAGATGAAGATGTCACCGAGATCGTTCAAGAAACACGGCCCAGTGTTCAGCATACAGACGGAACTATCTGCGGAGCCCCCGCTTCCGCCGGATACGCTGTCGGCGTTGCTTATGTGCATCAGGCCAGTCTGCCGGATGTTGAACGCACAACCGTTACGGACAGCGCGGCAGAAATTAAAAGACTTGATCAGGCTATTTCTTCAGCTCTTTCTGATCTGAAACAATTACAGCTCGAAACCGAAAAAACAGCCGGAAAATCCAGTGCGGCTATTTTCAAAGTTCATGCACTGATTCTTAGCGATCAGGACATGCGCGATAAAGCTGCATCTGCAATTTCAGAACAAAATATTAACGCAGACTTTGCATGGTTTGAAGTCATGGACAGCATGGCGGCTGATTTTCGCAGTCTTGATGATCCATATATGCAGGCCCGCGCGGCAGATGTTATTGACTGCGGAGGGAGAGTTTTGCGTATTCTGACAGGTGTAACCGAACAGGCGATTCACCTTAAAGAAGAATCCATCATAGTGGCTGAAGACCTTTCTCCTTCTGATGTTGCAGGTCTTGATCTTAAAAAAGTTTTAGGGGTGATCACTGCAATCGGAGGTATAACCTCCCATGCGGCTATTTTATCCCGTTCCATGGGTATTCCTGCTGTAATCGGCGCAGGAGAATCCATTCAGCAGATTACAAACGGAAAAATCATCGCTCTTGATGGTTTTGAAGGTAAAGTCTGGATTGATCCGGACCAGTCTGTTAAAGATGAAACTGCAAAGAAAAGAGCTACATGGCTGGCAGAATGTGAAGAAGCCAAGACCAAAGGAGCCGCTCCGGCAAAAACTTTGGATGGAACTGAGATTATGGTTATGGGGAACATTGGAATCCCTTCCGACGCTCCCCGAGTTCTGGAATACGGAGCTGAAGGTGTCGGTCTTTTCCGTACCGAGTTTCTATTTCAAGACAGAACAGCTGCTCCTGACGAAGAAGAACAGTTTGCAGCATATGTTGAAGCTGCCAAAGCCATGCAGGACCGCCCCGTTATTATCCGCACACTGGACATCGGCGGGGACAAACCTGTTAAATATCTAGATACTCCGAAAGAAGACAACCCGTTCCTTGGTGAACGCGGCGTACGTTTTTGTATGGCACGCCCTGAACTGTTCCGCACCCAGCTACGCGCCCTTCTTAGAGCCGCAACCACCGAAAATATCTGGATTATGTATCCTATGATTTCAGATGTGGACGAGCTTACATCTGTTCTGGATTTTCAAGCGAAGGTCCGTGATGAACTTATCAGCGAAGGATTGACGATTGCTGATAAAGTTAAGACAGGAATCATGATTGAAGTTCCATCTGCCGTTGCAATGGCTGACAAGCTGGCTGCCATTTGCGACTTTTTCAGCATAGGAACAAATGACCTGACTCAGTATGTAATGGCTGCGGATCGCGGTAACGGTTCAGTTTCGAAACTGTGTGACAATCTTAATCCGGCGGTGCTGCGCATGGTAGCAATGACCTGCAACGCCGCTAAAGCTGCCGGAATTGAAGTAGGCATGTGCGGAGAGCTGGCAGGAAACAGCAAGGCTGCGCCGTTACTGTTAGGACTCGGCCTTGATGAACTTAGCATGAACGGTCCGGCTATCCCCAGTGTGAAAGAAGCTATCCGCAACGTTCACATGAATGATTGCCGTGCTCTGGCTGAAAAAGCTCTTACAGCTAAATCAAGCGATGAAGTAAAAGCTCTTTTGGTTTAA
- a CDS encoding phosphatidylserine decarboxylase family protein — protein sequence MKKYLSKVGFFAVFIAVFFFLAAQQPASADATTQTTPYKVGKWLPSDQQVLNDWRTDLIKETDASGNVPLLPVIQEFKDLIESDPELFMLFTEMFNQVPRKPPYDKDPTGKPQVRNYKHMLQLMNTLMTRAPEFNKTGLVGFPINAILDWPMGTPAGVSAFLNEKVNRQLKKILTQWAVYLDSPDSRYVLSDDPKHGWFGHDAKEAMPTFAKDFVCYPKKKYYGFTSWDDFFTRVFREGRRPVASPEDDSVISNACESAPFRLAQNVKLRDKFWIKAQPYSLAHMLDDEELAKVFEGGTVYQAFLSALSYHRWHSPVSGTIVKTKIIDGSYYAEAQSMGFDPSGPNNSQGYITQVAARGLILIQADNPDIGLMGIMFIGMAEVSSNEITVYEGQHVNKGDQLGMFHFGGSTHTLIFRPGVKLEFDLHGQVPGLNSSNIPVRSRIATVMKMKK from the coding sequence ATGAAAAAATACTTGTCAAAAGTCGGATTTTTTGCGGTTTTTATTGCTGTTTTTTTCTTCCTTGCAGCACAGCAGCCTGCATCTGCTGATGCAACAACGCAAACCACGCCTTATAAAGTAGGGAAGTGGCTGCCGTCGGATCAGCAGGTTTTAAATGATTGGCGCACTGATCTGATTAAAGAGACGGATGCGTCCGGTAATGTTCCTTTGCTTCCGGTTATTCAGGAATTTAAAGACTTGATCGAGAGTGACCCTGAGCTTTTTATGCTTTTCACGGAAATGTTTAATCAGGTTCCGCGCAAACCGCCTTATGATAAAGATCCAACAGGTAAACCGCAGGTAAGAAATTACAAGCATATGCTGCAACTTATGAATACCCTTATGACACGTGCTCCTGAATTCAATAAAACAGGGCTGGTAGGGTTTCCTATTAATGCTATTTTAGATTGGCCTATGGGTACTCCTGCCGGAGTCAGTGCTTTTTTAAATGAAAAGGTGAACAGGCAGCTTAAGAAAATTTTAACTCAGTGGGCCGTTTATCTAGATTCACCGGACTCCCGTTATGTTTTGAGTGATGATCCGAAACACGGCTGGTTCGGACATGACGCAAAAGAAGCAATGCCGACTTTTGCAAAGGATTTTGTCTGCTATCCGAAGAAAAAATATTACGGATTTACTTCATGGGACGATTTTTTTACCCGTGTTTTCCGTGAAGGTCGTCGTCCTGTAGCTTCTCCTGAAGATGATTCCGTCATTAGCAATGCCTGTGAATCTGCACCGTTTAGGCTGGCTCAAAATGTGAAGCTGCGGGATAAGTTCTGGATTAAAGCGCAGCCTTATTCACTTGCGCATATGTTAGATGATGAAGAGTTGGCTAAAGTTTTTGAAGGAGGAACAGTTTATCAGGCTTTCTTAAGTGCTCTCAGCTATCATCGCTGGCACAGTCCGGTGAGCGGAACTATTGTGAAAACTAAAATTATAGACGGTTCATATTACGCCGAGGCTCAAAGTATGGGGTTTGATCCGTCCGGTCCTAATAATTCACAGGGATATATCACGCAAGTCGCAGCAAGAGGATTGATTCTAATACAAGCTGATAATCCGGACATCGGTTTGATGGGAATAATGTTTATCGGTATGGCGGAAGTTTCATCAAATGAAATAACCGTTTACGAAGGACAGCACGTTAATAAGGGCGACCAGTTAGGAATGTTTCATTTCGGAGGTTCCACCCATACTCTTATTTTCAGGCCTGGTGTAAAGCTTGAGTTCGATTTGCATGGTCAGGTTCCGGGACTGAATTCCAGCAATATTCCGGTTAGATCTAGAATTGCGACAGTCATGAAAATGAAGAAGTAG
- the dhaL gene encoding dihydroxyacetone kinase subunit DhaL codes for MPINKTQLISWLKKLNTVYTDKKEYLTELDAAIGDADHGINMNRGFSKVIEKLPAVESKDIGTILKTVGMTLMSSVGGASGPLYGTFWMKGGMVLADKEEINSEDFFKFIEAGVGGILLRGRPNLGDKTMYDLWAPVLEKIKECADNGDDVSAIVDTILPVGEKALADTIPLQAKKGRASYLGERSIGHQDPGATSSFYMLETLKEVLAS; via the coding sequence ATGCCCATAAATAAAACTCAACTGATTTCCTGGCTTAAGAAGCTGAATACAGTTTACACTGACAAAAAAGAATACCTTACCGAACTGGATGCTGCAATCGGTGACGCGGACCACGGCATTAACATGAACCGCGGATTCTCAAAAGTAATTGAAAAACTCCCTGCTGTGGAATCGAAAGATATCGGGACCATCCTTAAAACTGTCGGCATGACGCTTATGTCCAGCGTCGGCGGTGCCAGCGGTCCTCTTTACGGCACATTCTGGATGAAAGGCGGCATGGTACTTGCCGATAAAGAAGAAATAAACTCTGAAGATTTTTTTAAATTTATTGAAGCCGGAGTCGGCGGAATTCTACTGCGCGGCAGACCGAATTTAGGCGACAAAACTATGTATGACCTATGGGCTCCAGTGCTGGAAAAAATTAAAGAATGCGCCGATAACGGTGATGATGTTTCTGCCATTGTAGATACCATTCTCCCTGTTGGTGAAAAAGCTTTAGCCGACACCATCCCGTTGCAGGCCAAAAAAGGACGCGCAAGCTACCTTGGAGAAAGAAGCATAGGTCATCAGGACCCGGGCGCGACTTCATCTTTTTACATGCTTGAAACCCTGAAAGAAGTACTTGCCAGCTAG
- a CDS encoding LysE/ArgO family amino acid transporter produces MSMILPYMQGFGTGAGLIVAIGSQNAFVLTQSIKKNHHLKICLVCALCDAVLIMLGVFGVGDLVASNPMLLKPAAWGGAVFLAWYGIGSFRSAIKGGKLETEEGAVSGLRSILLLTLAMTLLNPHVYLDTVVMLGSMSGQYSGDGRYFFGFGAITASFIWFYTLGFGGRALAPLFKKPVTWRVLDSIVGVTMWLIAFNLAHKAMSI; encoded by the coding sequence ATGTCTATGATACTTCCATATATGCAGGGATTCGGAACCGGGGCAGGGTTGATTGTTGCGATCGGTTCTCAGAATGCCTTTGTGTTGACGCAGAGCATTAAAAAGAATCATCACTTAAAAATATGTTTGGTGTGCGCGCTGTGTGATGCTGTGCTTATTATGCTTGGCGTGTTTGGCGTAGGAGATCTTGTGGCATCAAATCCAATGCTTCTCAAACCTGCCGCATGGGGTGGAGCTGTATTTCTTGCTTGGTATGGGATCGGTTCTTTCAGGTCTGCAATTAAAGGCGGTAAGCTTGAAACTGAAGAAGGAGCAGTTTCAGGGCTACGCTCAATTCTTTTATTGACTCTTGCCATGACTTTGCTGAACCCGCATGTGTATTTGGACACAGTCGTAATGCTTGGCTCTATGAGCGGACAGTATTCAGGTGATGGTCGTTATTTCTTCGGATTCGGAGCTATTACAGCATCATTTATCTGGTTTTATACTCTGGGCTTCGGGGGGCGCGCATTGGCGCCCCTATTTAAAAAGCCTGTTACATGGCGAGTACTGGATAGCATTGTTGGCGTAACCATGTGGCTTATCGCCTTCAATCTTGCCCATAAAGCTATGAGTATATGA
- the dhaK gene encoding dihydroxyacetone kinase subunit DhaK: MKKLINDVENVVKEQLEGMALAHPELTVKFEPYYVYRSDAPVKGKVAIISGGGSGHEPMHGGFVGKGMLDGACPGEVFTSPTPDQMYECAKAVDSGEGVLFIVKNYTGDVMNFEAAAELVASEGIKVQNILIDDDVAVKDSLYTAGRRGVGTTVLAEKIVGAAAEAGYNLEKCSDLCRKVNQYGRSFGVALTSCTVPAAGKPTFELAEDEVEMGIGIHGEPGTHRMPIKPIDEMTEYSALQIIDDPAYTRTVREWDGSDWAEKKLVDVPFAKGDKVIAFVNSMGGTPVSELYTIYKKLDEVCKDKGITIVRNLIGPYITSLEMQGFSITLLKADDEILKFWDAPVKTPGLTW; the protein is encoded by the coding sequence ATGAAAAAACTGATCAATGATGTGGAAAATGTGGTTAAGGAACAGTTAGAAGGGATGGCTCTTGCTCACCCTGAACTGACCGTTAAGTTTGAACCCTACTACGTTTACAGATCTGACGCTCCGGTTAAAGGGAAAGTTGCTATCATATCCGGAGGAGGCTCCGGCCATGAACCTATGCATGGCGGCTTTGTCGGAAAAGGGATGCTGGACGGAGCCTGTCCCGGTGAAGTCTTCACTTCTCCTACCCCGGACCAAATGTACGAATGCGCTAAAGCAGTCGACAGCGGCGAAGGAGTTCTCTTCATAGTAAAGAACTATACCGGCGATGTAATGAATTTTGAGGCTGCAGCTGAACTGGTTGCAAGCGAAGGTATTAAAGTCCAAAACATTTTGATTGATGATGACGTTGCAGTTAAAGACAGTTTATACACTGCCGGCAGACGCGGAGTCGGAACCACTGTTCTTGCTGAAAAAATTGTCGGCGCTGCAGCTGAAGCCGGATACAATCTGGAAAAATGCTCAGACCTTTGCCGCAAGGTAAACCAGTATGGACGCTCTTTCGGCGTAGCTCTCACCTCCTGCACCGTTCCGGCAGCAGGCAAGCCGACTTTTGAACTCGCTGAAGATGAAGTTGAAATGGGAATCGGTATCCACGGCGAACCGGGAACTCATCGCATGCCCATCAAACCGATTGATGAAATGACTGAATACTCAGCTTTACAGATTATTGATGACCCTGCCTATACCCGCACAGTTCGCGAATGGGATGGAAGTGACTGGGCTGAAAAAAAACTTGTCGATGTTCCTTTTGCTAAAGGGGACAAAGTTATCGCATTTGTAAACAGCATGGGCGGAACTCCTGTTTCCGAGCTTTACACAATTTACAAAAAACTTGATGAAGTATGTAAAGACAAAGGGATCACCATTGTCCGCAACCTTATCGGACCTTACATCACCTCACTTGAAATGCAGGGTTTTTCAATCACCCTGCTCAAAGCTGATGATGAAATCCTGAAATTCTGGGACGCTCCGGTTAAAACCCCCGGTTTAACCTGGTAA